The following DNA comes from Candidatus Rokuibacteriota bacterium.
GCTGCTCGGGGTGGCGCTCGTCCTCCTGCTCCCCCTCTGGGCGGAAGCTCACGGGGAACACGGTTCGGCCAAGCCGCTCGGCGAGCTGAGCCTGGTCACCGTCCAGGGTTATCAGGTGGAGCTTCTGAGCCGGCCGAGCCCGCTCGCCCTGGGCCAGGAGAGCCAGGTCGTGGCCAAGGTCTTCAGGAATTCCCCGCTGACCCCCGTTTCGGGCGGCCGCGTGCTCATCGGTCTGGCTCCCGCTGGCATGCCATCCGATCTCCGGCCGGCCCCAGAAGTGACCTGGGCGGGAAGCTACGCCGCCGTGTTCACGCCCAAACGAATGGGCGCCCACCAGATTCGCGTGGTCCTTACCGAGTTGGATGGGCTCCGTTTTGAGCCGCCCCTCCTGGTGGATTTCCATGTCCGCGTCGGGCGAGCCCCGGGGATGGGGGCGACTGTCTGGACACTCCTGGCGCTGGTCGGTGGCGTCGCCGCCCTCGCTGTCTACGGGGTCGCCCTTCGAGCGCGAATCGGGCGCCGTGACGAAGGCGCTCTCAACCTTCTGGAGATCCCGTGGCTCCGCCGGCTCCTGACCTCCCGGGCGCTCCAGCCTTCGCTCCAGATCCCGCTGCTCCTCCTCATGGGGGTCGTCGTCCTGCTCGGGCTCTTCGACGTCCAGGACGGGGGCGTCAACCTAGCCACCAAGCTCACCTGGACCATCTGGTGGGCCGGGATCATCTTCACCTTCTTCCTCGTAGGGCGAGTCTGGTGCCTGGCGTGCCCGTTCGGGGCGCTGAACGAGTGGGCGGCGCGGCTGGCAGCGTCGTCGCGCCGGCTCCCCAAGCCGTTCAGGAATATCTGGTGGGCCACCGGGATGTTCGTTCTCCTCACCTGGGCCGACGAGCAGCTCGGGGTGGTGCGCTCGCCACGGGTGACCGCCTGGATCGTGCTCTTCTTCGCCGCGCTGGCGGCGGCGGTGGGCCTCTTCTACGCGCGACGGAGCTTCTGCCGCTACCTCTGCCCGATCGGCGGCCTCATCGGGATCTACTCCATGACCGCGCCCTTAGAGCTGCGCGCCAAGGACGGCTCGGTCTGCGCGCGAGACCGTGACAAGCCCTGCTACCGCGGGAGCGAGGGGGCGCGGGGGTGCCCGATGTTCGAGTTCCCTCCGAGCATGGACCGGAACAACTACTGCCACCTGTGCGGCCAGTGCGTGAAGGGGTGCCCGCGCGACAACCTGGTCCTCCGTTTCCGCGCCTTCGGCAAGGACCTCTGGGCCTCGAGGCGCCGGCTCCTCGAGGAGTCTTACCTAGCAGTGGCGCTGGTTGGGTTGACGCTGCTCGTGACGGCCCAGATGCTGACCGCCTGGCCTGACTGGATGTCGGCACTGGCCCGCTGGCTTCCCGTCGGCGTGCGGAGCAGTCTCAAGCCGGTCACCTACCTGAGCCTGGTCGAGTCGGCCATCCTCCTCGCCGGTGCCCTGGGGGTCGTGCCGCTGCTGATCCTTGCCGGGGCCGCGCTGGCCGACAGGCTGGCCGGGCAAGATCGCCTGGGGCTTCGTCGAGCCTTCGTCGTCTTCGGCTACATGTTCATTCCAGTCGGGCTCGCCATGCACCTGGCCCACAACCTGGCCCACCTCCTCCTCGAGGGAGGCGGGATCGTCCCCGTCGTCCAGCGCGCTGTGGCGCTCTACACCCCGTTTTCCCTCGGCGAGCCAGACTGGCAGGTCCTGCCGCTGGCCGCCGAGCCGGTCGTCACGTTTCTTCAGATGGCCGTTGTCGTCGGGTCCTTCGCCCTCTCGCTCGCGGCGGGCCACCGGCTCGCGCTCCGTTTCTACCCTGATCCGCGGACCGCGAGCCGGGCCCTCATTCCGATGGCCGCGCTGTCACTGGTCTTCACCGTGGCCGGCATCGTGCTCCTGAATCAGCCGATGGGGATGCGCCACGGGATGTGAAGCCCCTC
Coding sequences within:
- a CDS encoding 4Fe-4S binding protein, producing LLGVALVLLLPLWAEAHGEHGSAKPLGELSLVTVQGYQVELLSRPSPLALGQESQVVAKVFRNSPLTPVSGGRVLIGLAPAGMPSDLRPAPEVTWAGSYAAVFTPKRMGAHQIRVVLTELDGLRFEPPLLVDFHVRVGRAPGMGATVWTLLALVGGVAALAVYGVALRARIGRRDEGALNLLEIPWLRRLLTSRALQPSLQIPLLLLMGVVVLLGLFDVQDGGVNLATKLTWTIWWAGIIFTFFLVGRVWCLACPFGALNEWAARLAASSRRLPKPFRNIWWATGMFVLLTWADEQLGVVRSPRVTAWIVLFFAALAAAVGLFYARRSFCRYLCPIGGLIGIYSMTAPLELRAKDGSVCARDRDKPCYRGSEGARGCPMFEFPPSMDRNNYCHLCGQCVKGCPRDNLVLRFRAFGKDLWASRRRLLEESYLAVALVGLTLLVTAQMLTAWPDWMSALARWLPVGVRSSLKPVTYLSLVESAILLAGALGVVPLLILAGAALADRLAGQDRLGLRRAFVVFGYMFIPVGLAMHLAHNLAHLLLEGGGIVPVVQRAVALYTPFSLGEPDWQVLPLAAEPVVTFLQMAVVVGSFALSLAAGHRLALRFYPDPRTASRALIPMAALSLVFTVAGIVLLNQPMGMRHGM